The Moorena producens PAL-8-15-08-1 genomic interval GACCGGGTGAGACTGGGGGATGAGATTAAAGAAGGGGAAGGGCAATTGTGCCTGGCTACAGTTACTAATCCCAGTATGGAGGTGTTTTACCACGGTCGCTGGAATCCAGTTGGTGATGGTGCTGAGGTTTGGGATACCTTTGCTACGGATGGTAGCTTGGTAGACCATCAAGATGAAACTCCAGCGGCACCAGGAGAACAAATTGCGTGCGCGATCGCAATTCGCTTTACCCTTCGTCCAGGTAAAACCCGCAAAATTCCTTTTATTCTGACTTGGGACTTCCCGGTGACAGAATTTAAATTAGGTATTAACTATTACCGGAGATACACGGACTTTTTTGGACGCAACGGTAATAATGGCTGGTCAATGGTGCGCACTGCTCTCAAGCACCATGATCTGTGGCGAGAACAAATTGAATCATGGCAAGAACCGATTTTAAATCAGCAGGATTTACCCAATTGGTTCAAGATGGCCTTGTTTAATGAGCTGTACTTGCTCACCGATGGCGGTACTCTCTGGACAGCAGCAACTGAACTTGACCCAATTGGACAGTTTGGTGTATTGGAATGTCTAGATTACCGTTGGTACGAAAGCCTGGATGTGCGGCTCTATGGTTCTTTTGCCCTAGCAATGCTGTGGCCGAAACTGGATAAAGCGGTGCTAGAAGCCTTTGCCCGAGCTATCCCGACCAGCGATGAAACACTGCGTATTATTGGCTACAATCAATCTCAAGCTGTACGTAAAATTGCGGATGCTACGCCCCATGACCTAGGAGCTCCCAATGAGCATCCTTGGCAACAGACCAATTATACTAGCTACCAGGATTGTAACCAGTGGAAAGATTTAGCTAGTGACTTTGTCTTACAAGTCTATCGGGATTTTGGTTTCTCTAGCGCTACAGATATAGAGTTTTTGTGGGAGTGCTGGTCATCCATTGTCAAGGCACTGGCTTATCTCAAGGGGTTTGACCAAGATGGAGATGGCATACCAGAAAACTATGGCGCACCAGATCAGACCTTTGATGATTGGCGATTGCAGGGAGTAAGTGCTTACTGTGGGGGGTTGTGGTTAGCGGCTTTGGAGAGTGCGATCGCAATTGGAGAAATTTTGACCAAGAATTATCCACCAACATCTCCATTAATCGAAGTACCAGAGCTAGAGTCCATTCAAGACACCATTGAGTGCTATCGCCAATGGTTAGCACAAGCCCAACCAATTTATCAAGAAAAGCTGTGGAATGGGCAGTACTATCAACTAGATAGTGAAAGTGGCTCACATGTGGTGATGGCAGACCAGTTATGTGGTCAATTTTATGCTCAGTTACTGGGATTACCGGATATTGTACCACCAGAGTGTACTCTCTCAGCCCTCAAAACTGTGTATGATGCCTGTTTTTTAAAGTTCCATGAGGGTCAACTGGGAGCAGTTAATGGAGTCAGACCCGATGGCACACCAGAAGACCCCGATGCGACTCATCCGATGGAAGTGTGGACAGGAATTAATTTTGGATTAGCAGCATTTCTGATTCAGCAAGGCATGAAGGATGAAGCTTTACGTATGACTGAAGCAGTCGTAGGGCAGGTTTATGATCATGGCTTGCAATTTAGGACACCAGAAGCGATTACAGCAGCAGGGACATTCCGGGCTAGTCACTATTTGCGAGCCATGGGGATTTGGGCAGTTTATTTAATGCTTAACGATAATACCAACTAGAAAAAGACAGGTAATGGCGGGGGTTGTGTACCCTTAGTTATGGCATTAGTGATGGGATGCTCCTTGGCCTTGGCCTATTGGCCACGCGGGGCGCGTTTGGGCCACGCGGGGCGCGTTTGGAGCCGCTACGCGACCGCAACTGCCACACTATCAGCAAAATGGGCTAATCAGTGGTTTCTCAGGTGCGACCCGTGGCGAATTTAATTCTTAATGGGTCAAGCGCACCTAAACAAAACATCCCATAGCCAAATTTTCTAATGTCCTGATTATCAACTAACCAATAAGAAGGTAGGTAAGGGAGCAAGCCTGATTGACAGTCCAAGCTACAGAAGCTTGGGTATCATCAGGATGATAGTTAATTTTATTGCTGTTTCGGTAAATTTTTTACCTGGTTGAGTGACTTTTTCTCTGCCAGAGATTATTTTAACATAGTGAAACCAACCTTGGCAATAATTTGCTTTGGTTTCGCTACTCCTCAACTGCTCTCTACATAAAATCAAGGGTTTTAGGAGTAAAGTCAGTCAACCAGATTTGTTACTTATAACCATTGAGCTATCAGCACTTCAACAGTCAGTTTTTAAATAAATGAAAACTTACAAATTTGGCTGAGGGGAGCGAGTATATGAGTTATCTTCCACAACCTTGGCCTTGGCCTATTGGCCACGCGGGGCGCGTTTGGGCCACGCTACGCGAACAATCAGCGGATAGCTGATAGCTCTAGGCTGAATGCTTACTGTTCCGTTAGTCTAACTTTCGGGAATTATCTAAGTATAGCCTCTGACTTGGAGTGGTCAATGACAGATAAAACAAACAATTAAGAGGATCAAATCATGAAATTCACTTACCGTGGTATTACCTATGAAAATGAACCGGTAACTTTTGAGATGAAATCAGAAAAAATTGTTGGTAAGTATCGTGGTGTCCGTTGGCGACAGCCAAAGCTCAACGGTGTGCTTTTACCGGAAGCGATCGCCAAATTAAAGTATCGTGGGGCATATTATCTTCACGTTCTTTGGGGTAAACCAATTGATTTTACTAAGCAACGTTACGGAGTTAAGCATCCTTGTTCTAAATAGCTAAGCTATTGGCTTGTCCTGCATCAGCTATAGCGCCAATTGGCTTTAGCTGAATGCTTAAATACATAAGCTATAGAGTGTCTTGAAATTTTTACTTAAGTTAGGGGGTAATCCATCATCGCAACACTATTACTAAAGTAAGGCAAAAGGCTTTCATGGGTTACCCAAATTGCTACAATACTTTACACAATACTATAGATGCTTTAAATGCCTTCCTGTAGGTAGGGCTGTTTCAAAATTTAATAAGTTAACGATTATTGGAGATAGGGGGAT includes:
- a CDS encoding GH116 family glycosyl hydrolase — encoded protein: MIYQPPRPKIPECSWQRPLGLGWDNPYTVRYPSNLDDGPWHGMPLGGFGAGCIGRSPRGDFNLWHLDGGEHIFKSLPPCQFSVFEQPEHSQPMAYGLCTQPPEDGKLGSWQWYPTQGKGEENSSEVSGHYYALYPRSWFTYKNVFQTELTCEQFSPIWAGCYQESSYPVAVFEWTAHNPTDTPITVSIMLTWQNMVGWFTNGIKNPEVRVRDDGSPVYEYQPRWGDSTGNLNQWVVDHYRLGFVLDRVRLGDEIKEGEGQLCLATVTNPSMEVFYHGRWNPVGDGAEVWDTFATDGSLVDHQDETPAAPGEQIACAIAIRFTLRPGKTRKIPFILTWDFPVTEFKLGINYYRRYTDFFGRNGNNGWSMVRTALKHHDLWREQIESWQEPILNQQDLPNWFKMALFNELYLLTDGGTLWTAATELDPIGQFGVLECLDYRWYESLDVRLYGSFALAMLWPKLDKAVLEAFARAIPTSDETLRIIGYNQSQAVRKIADATPHDLGAPNEHPWQQTNYTSYQDCNQWKDLASDFVLQVYRDFGFSSATDIEFLWECWSSIVKALAYLKGFDQDGDGIPENYGAPDQTFDDWRLQGVSAYCGGLWLAALESAIAIGEILTKNYPPTSPLIEVPELESIQDTIECYRQWLAQAQPIYQEKLWNGQYYQLDSESGSHVVMADQLCGQFYAQLLGLPDIVPPECTLSALKTVYDACFLKFHEGQLGAVNGVRPDGTPEDPDATHPMEVWTGINFGLAAFLIQQGMKDEALRMTEAVVGQVYDHGLQFRTPEAITAAGTFRASHYLRAMGIWAVYLMLNDNTN
- a CDS encoding DUF4278 domain-containing protein, with protein sequence MKFTYRGITYENEPVTFEMKSEKIVGKYRGVRWRQPKLNGVLLPEAIAKLKYRGAYYLHVLWGKPIDFTKQRYGVKHPCSK